In Streptomyces puniciscabiei, a single genomic region encodes these proteins:
- a CDS encoding NADH-quinone oxidoreductase subunit D: protein MSSTQSAAARETTEGTVYTVTGGDWDEVVQSATRADDERIVVNMGPQHPSTHGVLRLILEIEGETVTEARCGIGYLHTGIEKNLEYRTWTQGTTFVTRMDYLTSFFNETAYCLAVEKLLGIEDDITERAKIIRVLLMELNRLSSHLVCIATGGMELGATTIMIYGFRDREMILDLYELITGLRMNHAYIRPGGLAQDLPPGAVDQIREFVKKMKKNLPEYDKLATGNPIFKARMQDIGYLDLAGCMALGATGPILRSTGLPHDLRKAQPYCDYETYDFEIPTADTCDAYGRFLVRLEEMRQSLGIIEQCLDRLQPGPVMVADKKIAWPAQLALGPDGLGNSLDHIKKIMGTSMEALIHHFKLVTEGFRVPPGQAYAAVESPKGELGVHAVSDGGTRPYRVHFRDPSFTNLQAMAAMCEGGQVADVIVAVASIDPVMGGVDR from the coding sequence GTGAGCAGCACCCAGTCAGCAGCCGCCCGGGAAACCACCGAGGGCACCGTCTACACGGTCACCGGTGGCGACTGGGACGAGGTCGTCCAGTCCGCGACCCGCGCCGACGACGAACGCATCGTCGTCAACATGGGTCCCCAGCATCCCTCCACCCACGGAGTGCTCCGCCTGATCCTGGAGATCGAGGGCGAGACGGTCACCGAGGCCCGCTGCGGCATCGGCTATCTGCACACCGGCATCGAGAAGAACCTCGAGTACCGCACGTGGACGCAGGGCACCACCTTCGTCACGCGCATGGACTACCTGACGTCCTTCTTCAACGAGACCGCCTACTGTCTCGCCGTCGAGAAACTCCTCGGCATCGAGGACGACATCACCGAGCGCGCCAAGATCATCCGGGTGCTCCTGATGGAGCTGAACCGGCTGTCCTCCCACCTGGTGTGCATCGCCACCGGCGGCATGGAGCTCGGCGCCACCACGATCATGATCTACGGATTCCGCGATCGTGAAATGATTCTCGACCTCTACGAGCTCATCACGGGCCTGCGGATGAACCACGCGTACATCCGCCCCGGCGGACTCGCCCAGGACCTGCCGCCCGGCGCGGTGGACCAGATCCGCGAGTTCGTGAAGAAGATGAAGAAGAACCTCCCGGAGTACGACAAGCTCGCCACCGGGAACCCCATCTTCAAGGCCCGCATGCAGGACATCGGCTACCTCGACCTGGCCGGCTGCATGGCCCTCGGCGCCACGGGCCCGATCCTGCGCTCCACCGGCCTGCCGCACGACCTGCGCAAGGCACAGCCGTACTGCGACTACGAGACGTACGACTTCGAGATCCCGACCGCCGACACCTGCGACGCCTACGGCCGCTTCCTGGTCCGCCTGGAGGAGATGCGCCAGTCGCTCGGGATCATCGAGCAGTGCCTGGACCGGCTCCAGCCCGGCCCGGTCATGGTCGCCGACAAGAAGATCGCCTGGCCCGCCCAGCTCGCCCTGGGCCCGGACGGACTCGGCAACTCCCTCGACCACATCAAGAAGATCATGGGCACCTCCATGGAGGCCCTGATCCACCACTTCAAGCTCGTCACCGAGGGCTTCCGCGTCCCGCCGGGACAGGCCTACGCGGCTGTCGAGTCCCCCAAGGGCGAGCTCGGCGTGCACGCCGTCTCCGACGGCGGCACCCGCCCCTACCGGGTCCACTTCCGCGACCCGTCCTTCACCAACCTGCAGGCCATGGCGGCGATGTGCGAGGGCGGCCAGGTCGCCGACGTGATCGTCGCCGTCGCGTCCATCGACCCCGTGATGGGAGGCGTCGACCGGTGA
- a CDS encoding NADH-quinone oxidoreductase subunit C, whose product MSDANGNGTGGVNGSANGVNPEKDLSASNLPGQRGQGGEEIRVQRGMFGANNGGDTSGYGGLVRSVRLPGPASRPYGGWFDEVADELEGALEEQGLLPGNAIEKTVVDRGELTFHIEREHLLRVARTLRDDPALRFELCTGVSGVHYPHDKGRELHAVYHLRSITHNRLIRLEVSAPDADPRIPSLVSVYPTNDWHERETYDFFGIVFDGHPALTRIMMPDDWQGHPQRKDYPLGGIPVEYKGAQIPAPDQRRSYS is encoded by the coding sequence GTGAGCGACGCGAACGGCAACGGCACGGGCGGCGTGAACGGGTCCGCGAACGGGGTGAACCCCGAGAAGGACCTCTCCGCCTCCAACCTCCCCGGCCAGCGAGGCCAGGGCGGCGAGGAGATCCGCGTCCAGCGCGGCATGTTCGGCGCCAACAACGGCGGCGACACCTCCGGCTACGGCGGCCTGGTCCGCTCGGTCCGGCTCCCGGGACCGGCGAGCCGCCCCTACGGCGGCTGGTTCGACGAGGTCGCCGACGAGCTGGAGGGCGCCCTGGAGGAACAGGGACTCCTCCCTGGCAACGCCATCGAGAAGACGGTCGTCGACCGCGGCGAGCTCACCTTCCACATCGAACGCGAGCACCTGCTCCGCGTCGCCCGCACCCTGCGCGACGACCCCGCCCTGCGCTTCGAACTGTGCACCGGTGTCAGCGGCGTCCACTACCCGCACGACAAGGGCCGCGAGCTGCACGCCGTGTACCACCTGCGCTCGATCACCCACAACCGGCTGATCCGCCTGGAAGTCAGCGCCCCGGACGCCGACCCGCGCATCCCGTCCCTCGTCTCCGTCTATCCGACGAACGACTGGCACGAGCGCGAGACCTACGACTTCTTCGGAATCGTCTTCGACGGTCACCCGGCCCTGACGCGGATCATGATGCCGGACGACTGGCAGGGCCACCCGCAGCGCAAGGACTACCCCCTCGGCGGCATCCCCGTCGAGTACAAGGGCGCCCAGATCCCGGCTCCGGACCAGCGGAGGTCGTACTCGTGA
- a CDS encoding NuoB/complex I 20 kDa subunit family protein, translating to MGLEEKLPSGFLLTTVEQAAGWVRKASVFPATFGLACCAIEMMTTGAGRYDLARFGMEVFRGSPRQADLMIVAGRVSQKMAPVLRQVYDQMPNPKWVISMGVCASSGGMFNNYAIVQGVDHIVPVDIYLPGCPPRPEMLMDAILKLHQKIQSSKLGVNAEEAAREAEEAALKALPTIEMKGLLR from the coding sequence ATGGGACTCGAAGAAAAGCTGCCGAGCGGCTTCCTGCTGACCACCGTCGAGCAGGCCGCGGGCTGGGTGCGCAAGGCGTCCGTCTTCCCGGCCACCTTCGGCCTCGCCTGCTGTGCCATCGAGATGATGACCACCGGCGCCGGCCGCTACGACCTGGCGCGCTTCGGCATGGAGGTCTTCCGTGGCTCACCGCGCCAGGCCGACCTGATGATCGTCGCCGGCCGGGTCAGCCAGAAGATGGCGCCGGTGCTGAGGCAGGTCTACGACCAGATGCCCAACCCGAAATGGGTGATCTCCATGGGCGTCTGCGCCTCCTCGGGCGGCATGTTCAACAACTACGCGATCGTCCAGGGCGTCGACCACATCGTCCCGGTCGACATCTACCTGCCGGGCTGCCCGCCCCGCCCCGAGATGCTGATGGACGCGATCCTCAAGCTCCACCAGAAGATCCAGTCCTCCAAGCTCGGCGTCAACGCCGAGGAAGCGGCCCGCGAGGCGGAGGAGGCGGCGCTCAAGGCCCTGCCCACGATCGAGATGAAGGGGCTGCTGCGGTGA
- a CDS encoding NADH-quinone oxidoreductase subunit A: MNAYAPILVLGALGAGFAIFSVVMATLIGPKRYNRAKLEAYECGIEPTPTPAGGGRFPIKYYLTAMLFIVFDIEIVFLYPWAVTFDALGIFGLVEMLLFVLTVFVAYAYVWRRGGLEWD; encoded by the coding sequence GTGAACGCGTATGCGCCCATCCTCGTACTGGGAGCCCTCGGGGCAGGCTTTGCGATCTTCTCCGTGGTCATGGCCACGCTGATCGGTCCGAAGCGGTACAACCGCGCCAAGCTCGAGGCCTACGAGTGCGGTATCGAGCCGACCCCCACGCCGGCCGGCGGCGGGCGCTTCCCCATCAAGTACTACCTGACGGCGATGCTCTTCATCGTCTTCGACATCGAGATCGTCTTCCTCTATCCCTGGGCCGTCACCTTCGACGCCCTGGGGATTTTCGGGCTCGTGGAGATGCTGCTCTTCGTGCTCACCGTCTTCGTCGCGTACGCGTACGTGTGGCGGCGCGGCGGCCTGGAATGGGACTGA
- a CDS encoding C40 family peptidase: MSHTAHIRSHRKPRRSASTLAMRAGVAGGVLSTLAVAGASGSANAAEPVTQTLELPTLTTDLAAQAAKSADATQQAAANYQLQAERDAAAAKAAKQAKADLAEAKQKAAEAKKKAEEAARRAAAARASRNAERTTLAATDTGSTSTSSSTATGSAAAVVAFVKAQIGKAYVSGATGPSAYDCSGLVQTAFKQVGISLPRVSQDQSTQGTQVSLSNLQPGDILYWGSAGSAYHVAVYVGDGMFVGAQNPSSGVGEHPLSYDPPTGAVRVL, translated from the coding sequence ATGTCCCACACCGCTCACATACGCAGCCACCGGAAGCCCCGCCGCAGCGCGTCGACCCTCGCGATGCGGGCCGGAGTTGCCGGTGGCGTCCTCAGCACCCTGGCAGTCGCCGGGGCGTCCGGCTCGGCGAACGCGGCCGAGCCGGTGACGCAGACCCTCGAGCTGCCCACCCTGACGACCGACCTGGCCGCTCAGGCAGCCAAGTCCGCGGACGCCACCCAGCAGGCCGCCGCGAACTACCAGCTGCAGGCCGAGCGCGACGCGGCCGCCGCAAAGGCCGCGAAGCAGGCCAAGGCGGACCTCGCCGAGGCCAAGCAGAAGGCCGCCGAGGCCAAGAAGAAGGCCGAGGAGGCCGCCCGCAGGGCCGCCGCCGCGCGTGCCTCGCGCAACGCCGAGCGGACGACGCTCGCCGCCACGGACACCGGCAGCACCTCCACGAGCAGCTCCACCGCCACCGGTTCCGCCGCCGCCGTCGTCGCCTTCGTCAAGGCGCAGATCGGCAAGGCGTACGTCTCCGGCGCCACCGGCCCCTCGGCCTACGACTGCTCCGGCCTGGTGCAGACGGCCTTCAAGCAGGTGGGCATCAGCCTGCCGCGCGTCTCGCAGGACCAGTCGACCCAGGGCACCCAGGTCTCGCTGAGCAACCTGCAGCCGGGCGACATCCTGTACTGGGGCAGCGCGGGCAGCGCCTACCACGTCGCGGTGTACGTGGGCGACGGCATGTTCGTCGGCGCGCAGAACCCCTCCAGCGGCGTCGGGGAGCACCCGCTGTCGTACGACCCGCCGACCGGCGCCGTGCGGGTGCTCTGA
- the def gene encoding peptide deformylase, translating into MPRVFVQGRPADYYPRHAPEAGRGAVRRITEVGEGVLHKPCRDVTEFGPDLAALVDDMFLTLYVAEGAGLAANQVGVDLRLFVYDCPDDEGVRHVGHIVNPVLETPTSGRRLLDEGEGCLSVPGAVMAVPRPDRAVVRGQDKDGNPLVVEGTGYFARCLIHETDHTDGYLYLDRLSKREKKDALRQMADRRDEVFARRAARAAELRRAQ; encoded by the coding sequence ATGCCACGCGTGTTCGTACAGGGAAGGCCCGCCGACTACTACCCCCGCCACGCCCCCGAGGCCGGGCGCGGCGCGGTGCGCCGGATCACCGAGGTCGGCGAGGGGGTCCTGCACAAGCCGTGCCGGGACGTCACGGAGTTCGGGCCCGACCTCGCCGCACTCGTCGACGACATGTTCCTCACCCTGTATGTCGCCGAAGGGGCGGGACTTGCCGCGAATCAGGTAGGGGTCGATCTGCGGCTGTTCGTGTACGACTGCCCCGATGACGAAGGAGTCCGGCATGTCGGACACATCGTCAATCCGGTGCTGGAAACGCCCACGAGCGGGCGGCGATTGCTGGACGAGGGCGAGGGCTGTCTGTCGGTGCCGGGTGCCGTGATGGCCGTACCGCGGCCGGACCGGGCCGTCGTGCGCGGACAGGACAAGGACGGCAACCCCCTGGTCGTCGAGGGCACGGGGTACTTCGCGCGGTGCCTCATCCACGAGACCGACCACACCGACGGGTACCTCTACCTGGACCGGCTCTCCAAGCGGGAGAAAAAGGACGCCCTGCGGCAGATGGCGGACCGGCGGGACGAGGTGTTCGCCCGCCGGGCCGCCAGGGCGGCGGAACTCCGCCGAGCCCAGTGA